The Pantoea vagans genome includes a window with the following:
- the bssS gene encoding biofilm formation regulator BssS, translated as MDRNKDVIQTHPLVGWDISTVDSYDAMMIRLHSLSSQDQKEEEADVGPTYWLTTDVARQFISILEAGIAKIESTEQYLRDNQKH; from the coding sequence ATGGACAGAAATAAAGACGTCATTCAGACTCATCCGCTGGTAGGATGGGACATCAGTACTGTAGACAGTTATGACGCCATGATGATCCGCCTGCACTCGCTATCATCGCAGGATCAGAAAGAAGAAGAAGCTGACGTGGGACCCACCTACTGGCTGACTACCGATGTAGCCAGACAGTTCATCTCGATACTCGAAGCTGGCATTGCAAAGATAGAGTCCACAGAGCAATACCTACGCGATAATCAAAAGCACTAA
- the dinI gene encoding DNA damage-inducible protein I, with protein MRVEITVAKTQPLPPGALDALSAELTRRISRDFPDDDHHVKVRYAGGNQLSVFGGGKDTRERISDILQETWESADDWFITD; from the coding sequence ATGCGTGTTGAAATTACCGTTGCGAAAACTCAGCCCCTTCCCCCAGGCGCACTGGATGCACTCAGTGCAGAACTGACCCGCCGTATTTCTCGTGATTTCCCCGATGACGATCACCATGTCAAAGTCCGCTATGCCGGCGGCAACCAGCTCAGCGTATTCGGCGGCGGCAAAGACACGCGGGAGCGTATTAGCGATATTTTACAAGAAACGTGGGAAAGTGCAGACGACTGGTTTATTACTGATTAA
- the rimJ gene encoding ribosomal protein S5-alanine N-acetyltransferase has translation MFGYRSAGPRVRLTTDRLVVRLVHERDAWRLADYYAENRVFLKPWEPVRDESHCYPSGWQARLGLIADMHKQGSAYYFVLMDQEEHEIRGVANFSNVLRGSFHACYLGYSLGEKWQGQGMMFEALQSAIRYMQRQQRIHRIMANYMPHNQRSGDLLARLGFEKEGYAKDYLLIDGRWQDHVLTALTWRDWTPDRRGQ, from the coding sequence ATGTTTGGCTATCGTTCTGCTGGCCCACGCGTGCGCCTCACGACCGACCGTTTGGTGGTTCGTTTAGTGCACGAACGCGATGCCTGGCGACTGGCGGATTATTACGCCGAAAATCGCGTTTTTCTCAAACCCTGGGAGCCGGTGCGTGATGAAAGCCACTGCTATCCCTCCGGCTGGCAGGCGCGTTTAGGATTGATCGCTGATATGCATAAACAGGGGTCTGCCTACTATTTTGTGTTGATGGACCAGGAAGAGCATGAAATACGCGGCGTCGCGAATTTCAGTAATGTGCTGCGTGGTTCCTTTCACGCCTGTTATCTCGGCTATTCGCTGGGCGAAAAGTGGCAAGGGCAGGGCATGATGTTTGAAGCGCTGCAGTCGGCGATTCGCTATATGCAGCGCCAGCAACGTATCCATCGCATCATGGCCAACTATATGCCGCATAATCAACGCAGTGGCGATCTGCTGGCACGACTCGGTTTTGAGAAAGAGGGTTATGCGAAAGACTATTTGCTGATTGATGGACGCTGGCAGGATCATGTCCTCACGGCGCTCACCTGGCGCGACTGGACCCCGGATCGTCGTGGACAATAA
- a CDS encoding lipoprotein, whose amino-acid sequence MKKAMYGLLALFLAVLLSGCNQLTQYTISEQEVNQALQKRNNFEKDVGVSGLVNAHIVLSDLNSQIGREEPGKITLSGKANINVSSLFGPQQAEMQLKMKAQPVFNAQEGAIYLHDMEIVDAQVQPEKMASIMKTLTPYLNESLKRYFNEKPAYVLSEDRSKGEALAKKFAKGIEVKPGQLVIPFTD is encoded by the coding sequence ATGAAAAAGGCGATGTACGGGCTACTGGCCCTGTTTTTAGCCGTGCTATTGAGCGGCTGTAACCAATTGACGCAATACACCATCAGCGAACAAGAAGTGAATCAGGCGCTGCAAAAGCGCAATAACTTCGAGAAAGACGTCGGCGTTTCCGGGCTGGTGAATGCGCATATTGTGCTAAGCGATCTGAATAGCCAGATTGGCCGCGAAGAACCGGGCAAGATCACCCTTTCCGGTAAAGCCAACATCAATGTCAGCTCACTGTTTGGCCCACAGCAAGCAGAAATGCAGCTGAAGATGAAAGCACAACCGGTGTTCAATGCTCAGGAAGGGGCAATTTACCTGCATGACATGGAGATCGTCGATGCCCAGGTGCAGCCAGAAAAAATGGCCTCCATCATGAAGACCCTGACGCCCTACCTGAATGAATCGCTTAAGCGCTATTTCAATGAAAAACCAGCGTATGTGCTGAGTGAAGATCGCAGTAAAGGTGAAGCTTTGGCGAAGAAATTTGCCAAAGGCATTGAAGTAAAACCCGGACAACTGGTGATTCCGTTTACGGATTAA
- a CDS encoding Kdo(2)-lipid IV(A) acyltransferase produces MTQLPQFTRELLHPRYWFTWIGIGFLYLLVLLPYPVLHAFGCGLGRVAMRFMKRRVEVAQRNLELCFPDMPTNEREAMVKHNFESVGMGLIETGMAWFWPDWRIQKWVKTTGLEHVANALAEKRGILLIGMHFLTLELGARVFGMHNPGIGVYRPNDNKLIDWLQTWGRMRSNKSMLDRKDLKGMIRAMKNNDIIWYAPDHDYGPRSSVFAPFFAVQDAATTTGTHMLIRLGNPSVVPFLARRLPNGRGYELKMMPDIRAKFSLESELDTAVVMNKVVEESVLLAPEQYMWLHRRFKTRPEGQPSLY; encoded by the coding sequence ATGACTCAACTTCCCCAATTTACTCGTGAGCTTCTTCATCCACGTTACTGGTTTACCTGGATTGGCATTGGTTTCCTCTACCTGTTGGTATTACTCCCCTATCCGGTTTTGCACGCGTTTGGCTGTGGTCTGGGTCGTGTAGCGATGCGTTTCATGAAACGGCGTGTTGAAGTAGCGCAACGTAACCTTGAACTCTGTTTCCCTGACATGCCCACCAACGAACGTGAGGCGATGGTAAAGCATAATTTTGAATCGGTGGGTATGGGGCTGATTGAAACAGGTATGGCGTGGTTCTGGCCAGACTGGCGCATCCAGAAATGGGTGAAGACCACTGGGCTTGAGCATGTGGCTAATGCCTTGGCCGAGAAACGCGGCATTTTACTGATTGGCATGCATTTTCTCACCCTTGAACTGGGCGCGCGCGTATTTGGCATGCACAATCCGGGCATCGGTGTTTACCGCCCTAACGACAACAAGTTGATTGACTGGCTGCAGACGTGGGGAAGAATGCGCTCCAATAAAAGCATGCTTGATCGTAAGGATCTTAAAGGCATGATTCGCGCCATGAAGAACAATGACATCATCTGGTATGCACCCGACCATGATTATGGTCCACGCAGCAGCGTGTTTGCGCCGTTCTTCGCCGTGCAGGATGCCGCAACCACCACTGGCACGCATATGCTGATTCGCCTGGGCAATCCCAGCGTGGTGCCTTTTCTGGCGCGTCGCCTGCCCAATGGACGCGGCTATGAATTAAAGATGATGCCCGACATTCGTGCGAAGTTCTCACTGGAAAGCGAGCTTGATACAGCAGTTGTGATGAATAAAGTGGTGGAAGAGTCCGTTCTACTCGCACCAGAACAATACATGTGGCTGCATCGTCGTTTCAAAACCCGCCCCGAAGGTCAACCATCGCTGTATTAA
- the mdtH gene encoding multidrug efflux MFS transporter MdtH, whose product MSRVARARRLGKTFLLVDNMLVVLGFFVVFPLISIHFVEQLGWAALMVGIALGLRQFVQQGLGIFGGAIADRFGARPLIVTGMLMRAAGFACMALAHQPWLLWLACLLSGLGGTLFDPPRSAMVVKLVRARERGRFFSLLMMQDSAGAVLGALVGSWLLAWDFRLVCWVGAAVFVAAAIFNAVWLPAWRISTERIAMREGMQRVWQDKRFRLYVLTLTGYYILAVQVMLMLPVMVNQVAGAPAAVKWMYAIEAMLSLSLLYPLARWSEKRFRLETRLMAGLFLMTFSLLPVGMTDSLPSLFMLIGVFYLGSIIAEPARETLSASLASSRARGSYMGFSRLGLAIGGLIGYSGGGWMFDVGQQMALPELPWMLLSSVGMITLLALWWQFQPRPVAPAIFSS is encoded by the coding sequence ATGTCTCGGGTAGCGCGGGCACGACGCCTCGGTAAAACATTTTTGTTAGTGGATAACATGCTGGTGGTGTTAGGGTTTTTCGTGGTATTCCCCCTGATTTCCATTCACTTTGTTGAGCAACTCGGCTGGGCGGCATTAATGGTCGGCATCGCGCTGGGTCTGCGTCAATTTGTGCAGCAAGGATTGGGCATTTTTGGCGGTGCTATTGCTGACCGCTTTGGTGCGCGTCCTTTGATTGTGACAGGCATGTTGATGCGCGCCGCCGGGTTTGCCTGCATGGCGCTGGCACACCAACCCTGGCTGCTGTGGCTGGCCTGCCTGCTCTCGGGGCTGGGAGGCACCTTGTTTGATCCCCCCCGCAGTGCCATGGTGGTTAAGCTGGTGCGTGCTCGCGAGCGCGGACGTTTTTTCTCCCTTCTGATGATGCAAGACAGTGCCGGTGCGGTATTGGGCGCGCTGGTCGGCAGTTGGCTGCTGGCGTGGGATTTCCGTCTGGTGTGCTGGGTGGGTGCAGCGGTGTTTGTCGCGGCAGCCATCTTTAATGCCGTATGGTTACCGGCATGGCGCATCTCAACCGAACGGATTGCCATGCGCGAAGGCATGCAGCGGGTCTGGCAAGATAAGCGTTTTCGCCTCTATGTGCTGACGCTGACAGGCTATTACATTCTGGCGGTGCAAGTGATGCTGATGCTGCCCGTGATGGTCAACCAGGTGGCTGGCGCGCCGGCTGCGGTGAAATGGATGTATGCCATCGAAGCCATGTTGTCATTGAGCCTGCTCTATCCGCTGGCACGCTGGAGCGAAAAACGTTTTCGTTTAGAAACGCGTCTGATGGCCGGTTTGTTCCTGATGACCTTCAGCCTGCTGCCAGTAGGCATGACCGATTCATTGCCCTCTCTGTTTATGCTCATTGGCGTGTTTTATCTCGGTTCCATTATTGCCGAACCGGCGCGAGAAACGCTTAGCGCTTCATTGGCCAGTTCACGTGCTCGCGGAAGTTACATGGGCTTTAGCCGATTAGGGCTCGCCATTGGAGGGTTGATTGGCTACTCCGGTGGCGGCTGGATGTTTGATGTTGGGCAGCAGATGGCACTGCCTGAACTGCCATGGATGTTATTGAGCAGCGTCGGCATGATCACGCTGTTGGCCTTGTGGTGGCAGTTCCAGCCACGCCCGGTGGCACCGGCCATCTTCAGCAGCTAG
- the grxB gene encoding glutaredoxin 2, whose product MKLYIYDHCPFCVKARMIFGLKNLPVELIVMLNDDEQMPKKLIGQKMAPILQKADGSAMPESMDIVRLVDKQDREPLLNGKNNPAISDWLRRVNGYINKLLIPRIADAAFAEFATPEARNYFRDKKQASLGDFGELRKHAPGLIKNISDDLRQLDKLIVKPNAVNGELSEDDINLFPLLRSLTLVAGIDWPSRVADYRDNMAKQTQINLLSSIAA is encoded by the coding sequence ATGAAACTCTACATCTACGATCACTGCCCTTTCTGCGTCAAAGCGCGCATGATTTTTGGTTTAAAAAATCTGCCGGTCGAGCTGATCGTCATGCTCAATGACGACGAGCAGATGCCAAAGAAACTGATTGGTCAGAAGATGGCCCCGATACTGCAAAAGGCCGATGGCAGTGCGATGCCGGAAAGCATGGATATTGTGCGACTGGTGGATAAGCAAGACCGCGAGCCGCTGCTTAACGGCAAAAATAACCCGGCTATCAGTGACTGGCTGCGCCGCGTTAATGGCTACATTAATAAACTTCTGATTCCCCGTATTGCTGACGCCGCCTTTGCCGAGTTTGCCACGCCTGAAGCGCGCAACTATTTCCGTGATAAAAAGCAAGCCAGCCTCGGTGACTTTGGCGAACTGCGCAAACACGCGCCGGGACTGATTAAAAATATCAGTGATGATTTGCGCCAGCTCGATAAGTTGATCGTCAAACCCAATGCGGTCAATGGCGAACTGTCTGAAGACGACATCAATCTCTTCCCGCTGTTACGCTCCCTGACGCTGGTTGCCGGTATCGACTGGCCCAGCCGCGTCGCCGATTATCGTGACAACATGGCAAAGCAAACGCAGATTAACCTGCTCTCTTCTATCGCTGCATAA
- a CDS encoding rhodanese-related sulfurtransferase, producing MPVLHNLVSNKELKERMLAETEPRTTVSFYKYFQIADPKAFRDALYVEMTRLKVFGRVYVAHEGINAQISVPASQYEAMKAALYAFDPAFNNLRMNIALDDDGKSFWVLRLKVRERIVADGIEDTSFDASDVGAYLKAADVNALLDDPEVVFVDMRNHYEFEVGHFDNAIEVPADTFRDQLPMAVDMLQDQKDKKIVMYCTGGIRCEKASAWMKHNGFNDVSHIEGGIIEYTRRAREQGLPVRFKGKNFVFDERMGERISDDILSSCHQCGAPCDSHTNCVNDGCHLLFIQCPSCAEKYHNCCSPICMEESKLEPEEQRARRAGRENGNKVFNKSRGLLNMTMAIPVPEKK from the coding sequence ATGCCAGTGTTACACAACCTCGTTTCCAATAAAGAGCTGAAAGAACGTATGTTGGCGGAAACCGAACCACGTACCACAGTCTCTTTTTATAAATACTTCCAGATTGCCGACCCTAAAGCATTCCGTGACGCCCTCTATGTTGAGATGACCAGGCTCAAGGTGTTTGGCCGCGTGTACGTGGCGCACGAAGGGATCAACGCGCAAATCAGTGTGCCAGCCAGCCAGTATGAAGCTATGAAGGCTGCGCTGTATGCGTTTGACCCGGCGTTCAACAATCTGCGTATGAACATTGCGTTAGACGATGACGGTAAATCATTCTGGGTGTTACGTCTTAAAGTGCGCGAACGTATTGTCGCGGACGGGATAGAAGACACGAGTTTTGATGCCAGCGATGTCGGCGCCTATTTGAAAGCCGCGGACGTGAATGCCTTGCTCGACGACCCGGAAGTGGTTTTTGTCGATATGCGTAACCACTACGAATTCGAAGTAGGGCATTTCGATAATGCCATTGAAGTTCCGGCTGATACGTTCCGCGATCAACTGCCGATGGCAGTGGATATGCTGCAGGACCAGAAAGACAAAAAAATTGTCATGTACTGTACCGGCGGCATTCGCTGTGAAAAAGCCAGCGCGTGGATGAAACACAACGGCTTTAACGATGTGTCCCACATTGAGGGCGGCATTATTGAATATACCCGTCGTGCCCGTGAGCAGGGGTTACCGGTACGTTTCAAAGGCAAAAACTTTGTCTTTGATGAGCGTATGGGTGAGCGTATTTCCGACGATATTCTTTCCAGCTGCCACCAGTGTGGCGCGCCTTGCGATAGCCATACTAACTGCGTCAATGACGGCTGCCATCTGCTGTTTATTCAGTGCCCAAGCTGCGCAGAGAAGTACCATAACTGCTGCAGCCCTATCTGCATGGAAGAGTCAAAACTGGAACCTGAAGAGCAGCGCGCACGCCGTGCTGGTCGGGAAAATGGCAATAAAGTGTTCAATAAATCTCGCGGATTACTGAACATGACCATGGCCATCCCTGTACCCGAGAAGAAGTAA
- a CDS encoding DUF480 domain-containing protein, which yields MKMALSAQALRVIGCLLEKQVTTPEQYPLSLNGVVTACNQKSNREPVMNLSEMEVQSQLDELVKKHLVTSNSGFGQRVSKYEQRFCNSAFGNLQLSSAEVAVLTLLFLRGAQTPGELRTRSGRLHEFSDMNEVEQTLNDLITRDDGPMVVRLAREPGKRESRYMHLFAGDVLEEASENVSAVNHDDLATRVAQLEARVAQLEQLLQQEH from the coding sequence ATGAAGATGGCACTCTCTGCTCAGGCGCTGCGCGTTATTGGCTGCCTACTGGAAAAGCAGGTCACTACGCCCGAACAGTATCCACTCTCCCTCAATGGCGTTGTCACCGCCTGCAATCAAAAATCCAACCGCGAACCGGTGATGAACCTCAGCGAAATGGAGGTGCAGTCACAGCTTGATGAGCTGGTGAAGAAGCATCTGGTGACCTCCAATAGCGGTTTTGGTCAGCGCGTGAGTAAATATGAGCAGCGCTTCTGCAACTCGGCGTTTGGCAACCTGCAACTCAGCAGTGCCGAAGTCGCGGTATTGACCTTGCTGTTCTTGCGCGGTGCGCAGACGCCAGGCGAGCTGCGTACCCGCAGTGGCCGTCTGCATGAGTTTAGCGACATGAACGAAGTGGAGCAGACGCTCAATGACTTAATTACGCGGGATGATGGCCCGATGGTGGTGCGCCTTGCACGTGAGCCGGGAAAACGCGAAAGCCGCTACATGCACCTTTTCGCTGGTGATGTGCTGGAAGAGGCATCAGAAAACGTCAGTGCAGTTAACCACGACGATCTTGCTACACGGGTTGCACAGTTAGAAGCCCGCGTGGCGCAGCTGGAACAATTGCTGCAACAGGAGCATTAA
- the solA gene encoding N-methyl-L-tryptophan oxidase, which produces MVYDLIVVGSGSVGAAAGFYATQAGLSVLMIDSAHPPHNQGTHHGETRLIRHAYGEGERYVPLVLRAQTLWDELEQQSGERIMHRSGILNLAPITSSFIQNVIDSAKAFQLDVKVLQADEVRKRWPQVSVPDGYIGVFEPHSGFLKCEQAVRSWVQLAEQAGCAQLFNCPVSEIGRDGDLQQVTTRDGVFRARKLLISAGTWVSQLVKDLPVTPVRKVFAWYQADGRYSENNQFPGFTVEMPDGTHFYGFPADNNALKVGRHDGGQPMQKPEDRKPFGSIAADGNEAFSFLRQFLPGVGVCLHGEACSYDNTPDEDFIIDTLPGEPNRLIITGLSGHGFKFASVLGELASEFAQEKPFSFDVSPFSLARFA; this is translated from the coding sequence ATGGTTTATGATCTGATTGTGGTGGGCAGCGGATCGGTCGGGGCAGCCGCCGGTTTTTATGCCACGCAGGCTGGCTTATCTGTATTAATGATTGATAGTGCCCACCCGCCACACAACCAAGGCACGCACCATGGTGAAACCCGCTTGATCCGTCATGCGTATGGTGAAGGTGAACGTTATGTCCCTTTGGTGTTACGTGCGCAAACTCTGTGGGACGAGCTGGAACAGCAGAGCGGTGAACGCATTATGCATCGCAGCGGTATTCTTAACCTCGCGCCCATCACTTCTTCGTTTATCCAGAACGTCATCGACAGCGCAAAAGCGTTTCAACTGGACGTGAAAGTGTTGCAGGCTGATGAGGTGCGCAAGCGCTGGCCGCAGGTTAGCGTACCAGACGGATACATTGGCGTATTTGAACCTCATTCCGGCTTCCTCAAATGTGAACAGGCCGTGCGCAGTTGGGTGCAATTGGCCGAGCAAGCGGGCTGTGCCCAGCTGTTTAACTGTCCAGTGAGTGAAATTGGCCGCGATGGTGATCTTCAGCAGGTCACGACGCGTGACGGCGTGTTTCGCGCACGTAAGCTGCTTATCAGCGCCGGAACCTGGGTCAGCCAGTTAGTAAAAGATTTACCGGTCACACCGGTGCGTAAAGTCTTCGCCTGGTATCAGGCTGACGGTCGTTACAGTGAGAATAACCAATTCCCTGGTTTCACCGTAGAGATGCCAGACGGTACTCATTTTTATGGCTTCCCTGCGGATAACAACGCCTTAAAAGTGGGCCGCCATGATGGCGGACAGCCAATGCAAAAACCTGAGGACCGCAAGCCTTTTGGCAGCATCGCGGCTGATGGTAATGAAGCCTTTAGTTTCCTGCGCCAGTTCCTGCCCGGTGTGGGAGTTTGTTTACATGGTGAAGCGTGCAGCTATGACAACACGCCAGATGAAGACTTCATTATTGATACACTGCCGGGCGAACCCAATCGTTTGATCATCACCGGTTTGAGTGGGCACGGTTTTAAATTTGCCAGCGTGCTGGGTGAACTGGCCAGCGAATTTGCGCAGGAAAAACCGTTCTCTTTCGACGTTTCACCGTTCTCACTGGCACGATTCGCATAA
- a CDS encoding MysB family protein: MNLFSTLEEAIEAAREEFLASQSDITADDASVSQFALQKYVMQDGDTMWQAEFFADEEGQGECLPICNGDAAQAVFDGDFDEVELRQEWQSENTLHEWDEGEFQLEPPRDLEEGEAAAEEWEDDDSPSDNWA; the protein is encoded by the coding sequence ATGAACCTGTTTAGCACCCTCGAAGAAGCCATTGAAGCTGCACGTGAAGAGTTTCTTGCCAGCCAATCTGATATCACCGCAGACGATGCCAGTGTGAGTCAGTTCGCGCTGCAAAAGTATGTCATGCAAGATGGCGACACTATGTGGCAGGCCGAGTTTTTTGCCGACGAAGAAGGCCAGGGAGAATGCCTGCCCATCTGTAACGGCGATGCAGCACAGGCGGTGTTTGACGGTGATTTCGACGAGGTTGAACTGCGACAGGAGTGGCAGTCAGAAAATACCTTGCACGAGTGGGATGAAGGCGAGTTCCAGCTTGAACCTCCGCGTGACCTCGAAGAAGGCGAGGCTGCAGCGGAAGAGTGGGAAGATGATGATAGCCCCTCAGACAACTGGGCCTAA
- a CDS encoding YceI family protein, translating to MLKKTILALSAAGVLSTGSMANAAEYKFDKEGQHAFVQFRIQHLGYSWLYGSFKDFDGTFTFDEANPAADKVNVTLNTASLDTNHAERDKHIRSADFLNTAKFPQATFASTAVKKEGQDYKITGDLTLNGVTKPITLDAKLIGEGKDPWGGYRAGFEASGNVVLKEFNISKDLGPASQTAELIISVEGVRQ from the coding sequence ATGTTAAAGAAAACGATTTTGGCGTTGAGCGCCGCCGGTGTACTGAGCACCGGTTCTATGGCTAACGCTGCGGAGTATAAGTTTGATAAAGAAGGCCAGCATGCCTTTGTACAGTTCCGCATCCAGCATCTGGGTTACAGTTGGTTGTATGGCAGCTTTAAAGACTTTGACGGTACCTTTACCTTTGACGAGGCGAATCCGGCCGCAGATAAAGTTAACGTCACCCTCAATACTGCCAGCCTTGATACTAATCATGCTGAGCGTGACAAACATATCCGCAGTGCCGACTTCCTGAATACCGCAAAATTCCCGCAGGCCACTTTTGCCTCTACAGCGGTGAAAAAAGAGGGGCAGGATTATAAGATCACCGGCGATCTCACGCTGAATGGCGTGACGAAACCGATCACGCTGGATGCCAAATTAATCGGCGAGGGCAAAGATCCATGGGGCGGTTATCGTGCAGGATTTGAAGCCAGCGGCAATGTCGTCCTGAAAGAGTTTAATATCAGTAAAGATCTCGGACCCGCATCGCAAACGGCAGAACTGATCATTTCGGTGGAAGGCGTGCGTCAGTAA
- the pyrC gene encoding dihydroorotase: MTAQPQQITIRRPDDWHIHLRDGAMLNAVLPYTSAVNGRAIVMPNLVPPVTSVEAAVAYRERILAALPAEHAFTPLMTCYLTDSLDPDEIERGFRNGTFTAAKLYPAHATTNSSHGVTNIDSIAKVLERMQQLGMPMLVHGEVTDSHIDIFDREARFIETVLEPLRQRFPALKVVMEHITTKEAAEYLAAGNELLGATITPQHLMFNRNHMLVGGVRPHLYCLPILKRNIHQEALRKLVASGNRRVFLGTDTAPHLRHLKEASCGCAGVFNAPTSLPAYATVFEDLNALEHFEAFCSENGPNFYGLPLNEGTLTLVRETWIVQESVQVADDTLVPFLAGETLNWRIKE, encoded by the coding sequence ATGACAGCCCAACCTCAGCAAATCACCATTCGCCGCCCTGACGACTGGCACATCCATCTGCGCGATGGCGCGATGCTCAATGCAGTACTGCCTTATACCAGTGCGGTGAACGGTCGTGCGATTGTCATGCCAAACCTGGTTCCGCCAGTCACCAGCGTTGAAGCCGCTGTTGCTTATCGCGAACGCATTCTTGCCGCGCTGCCAGCAGAACACGCTTTCACGCCGCTGATGACCTGCTACCTCACGGATTCATTAGATCCGGATGAAATTGAACGCGGCTTCCGCAACGGCACGTTCACCGCCGCTAAGCTTTATCCCGCTCATGCCACCACGAACTCCAGCCATGGCGTCACCAATATTGATTCCATTGCCAAGGTGTTAGAGCGTATGCAGCAGCTCGGTATGCCGATGCTGGTTCATGGTGAAGTCACGGATTCCCATATCGATATTTTTGACCGCGAAGCACGCTTTATTGAAACCGTGCTGGAGCCGCTGCGTCAGCGCTTCCCGGCATTAAAAGTCGTCATGGAACACATTACGACCAAAGAAGCTGCGGAGTACCTCGCGGCAGGTAACGAATTGCTTGGTGCCACCATCACGCCTCAACACCTGATGTTCAACCGGAACCACATGCTGGTGGGCGGCGTGCGCCCGCATCTTTATTGCCTGCCGATTCTAAAACGAAATATCCATCAGGAAGCGCTGCGTAAATTGGTCGCCAGTGGCAACCGTCGCGTGTTCCTTGGCACGGATACCGCACCACATTTGCGCCATTTGAAAGAAGCCAGCTGCGGCTGCGCGGGCGTGTTTAACGCACCGACCTCTCTGCCGGCCTACGCCACGGTGTTTGAAGATTTGAATGCGCTGGAACACTTTGAGGCGTTCTGTTCAGAGAATGGTCCCAACTTCTATGGCTTGCCACTCAACGAAGGCACCTTAACCCTGGTACGTGAAACCTGGATAGTGCAGGAAAGCGTTCAGGTCGCCGACGATACACTGGTCCCCTTCCTGGCCGGTGAGACCCTCAACTGGCGCATAAAAGAATAA
- a CDS encoding YceK/YidQ family lipoprotein, with translation MKDFLKITALSAAILLLSGCGSIISRTIPGQGHGSQYYPGVQWDVRDGPWRVLTILDLPLSLVMDTLLLPVDAHHGPYE, from the coding sequence GTGAAAGATTTCCTGAAAATAACCGCGCTCAGTGCCGCCATTCTGCTGTTGAGCGGTTGCGGCAGTATTATCAGCCGCACCATTCCTGGCCAAGGGCACGGTAGCCAATATTATCCCGGCGTACAGTGGGATGTCCGTGACGGGCCCTGGCGCGTACTGACCATATTAGACTTGCCGCTGTCGCTGGTGATGGACACCCTGCTATTACCGGTTGATGCCCATCATGGCCCGTACGAATAA
- a CDS encoding cytochrome b yields the protein MWRNSSQHFGLVSILLHWLMALAIYGMFALGLWMVGLGYYDSWYHNAPEIHKGIGILLFAALLLRLCWRVISPPPAPLKHYSPQVRRAASAAHWLLYGLLLVLLLSGYLISTADGKPISVFGWFNVPALFSGAGVQADLAGNVHLWLAWSLVLFSVLHALAALKHHFIDRDVTLKRMLGYRIPLTSEKEK from the coding sequence ATGTGGCGTAATTCATCCCAACACTTCGGGCTCGTCTCCATTTTATTACACTGGCTCATGGCGCTGGCTATTTACGGCATGTTTGCATTGGGTTTATGGATGGTGGGTTTGGGGTATTACGATAGCTGGTACCACAACGCCCCGGAAATCCATAAAGGCATCGGCATCCTGTTGTTCGCCGCACTCCTTCTGCGCCTGTGCTGGCGTGTAATCTCCCCTCCTCCTGCGCCGCTCAAACATTACTCGCCGCAGGTTCGCCGTGCAGCCAGCGCCGCGCACTGGCTGCTGTATGGGCTGTTGCTGGTTCTCTTATTGAGCGGCTATCTCATCTCTACAGCCGATGGCAAACCCATTTCTGTTTTTGGCTGGTTCAATGTCCCCGCCCTGTTCAGTGGAGCCGGCGTCCAGGCTGACCTGGCGGGGAATGTGCATCTATGGCTGGCATGGAGTTTGGTGCTGTTTTCCGTTCTGCATGCGCTGGCCGCGTTGAAACACCATTTTATCGATCGAGATGTGACCCTAAAAAGGATGCTGGGTTACCGCATCCCCTTAACCTCTGAAAAGGAAAAGTAA